One stretch of Thalassovita sp. DNA includes these proteins:
- a CDS encoding dihydrofolate reductase family protein, which yields MTTGHVYIATSLDGFVAREDNNLDWLMKQPQPDVDEDGGYNSFFSGMDGLVMGSGSFRTVASFGDWPYTKPVVVMSRTMTDADIRDDLKDKVRITRKDPAALMEELQTEGWARAYIDGGQVIQSFLRAGLIEELILTQIPILLGRGKPLFGSLDQDVDLELVRSLTLSSGLLQVHYRVKS from the coding sequence ATGACGACAGGACATGTTTACATCGCAACCAGCCTTGATGGGTTCGTAGCGCGCGAAGACAACAACTTGGATTGGCTGATGAAACAGCCCCAGCCCGATGTTGATGAAGATGGCGGCTACAACAGCTTCTTCAGCGGTATGGATGGTCTGGTGATGGGGTCCGGCAGTTTTCGCACAGTCGCCAGTTTTGGCGATTGGCCCTACACCAAACCCGTTGTGGTGATGAGCCGGACCATGACGGATGCCGATATTCGCGACGATTTGAAGGATAAGGTCCGAATCACCCGGAAAGATCCCGCTGCCTTGATGGAGGAATTGCAGACTGAGGGCTGGGCGCGCGCCTACATCGATGGCGGGCAGGTCATCCAAAGCTTCCTGCGGGCCGGGTTGATCGAGGAATTGATACTGACGCAGATCCCGATCCTGCTGGGCCGCGGCAAACCCCTTTTCGGGTCGCTGGATCAGGATGTGGACCTGGAGCTGGTGCGCAGCCTGACCCTCAGCAGCGGCTTGTTGCAGGTGCATTACCGGGTGAAATCCTGA
- a CDS encoding 4-(cytidine 5'-diphospho)-2-C-methyl-D-erythritol kinase → MDKLEGFAPAKINLTLHVTGQRADGYHLLDSLVVFADVGDHLTCRLGEMSLAVSGPLAQGVPVGPSNLVFRAAELMGAQATITLEKHLPAAAGIGGGSSDAAAALRLLADLTRRAVPDQGLSLGADVPVCMLARAGFMRGIGEEVTPVDLPPLHAVLVNPGVPVPTGAVFGGLASKDNAPMDALPTGISADQLLAWLSRQRNDLEAPAIAAQPVIADVLQALRESGAGLARMSGSGATCFGLYPDSKKAADAALALARPGWWVQATVLS, encoded by the coding sequence ATGGACAAGCTTGAGGGTTTCGCGCCCGCCAAGATCAATCTGACGCTGCATGTCACGGGTCAGCGGGCTGATGGCTATCACCTGCTGGATTCGCTGGTGGTCTTTGCCGATGTGGGTGACCACCTGACCTGTCGGCTAGGTGAGATGTCCTTGGCGGTCAGCGGCCCGTTGGCGCAGGGCGTGCCGGTCGGCCCCTCCAACCTTGTGTTCCGCGCGGCGGAGCTGATGGGTGCGCAGGCTACCATAACGCTGGAAAAACACCTGCCCGCAGCCGCCGGTATTGGCGGCGGCTCTTCCGATGCAGCGGCCGCCCTGCGGTTGCTGGCGGATCTGACCAGACGCGCCGTGCCGGATCAGGGGTTGAGCCTTGGCGCGGATGTGCCGGTCTGCATGCTAGCCCGCGCGGGTTTCATGCGGGGCATTGGTGAGGAGGTGACCCCGGTCGACCTGCCGCCGCTGCACGCGGTCTTGGTCAACCCCGGCGTCCCGGTGCCCACCGGTGCGGTATTTGGCGGGCTGGCCAGCAAGGATAACGCGCCGATGGATGCGCTGCCGACAGGCATCAGCGCCGATCAACTGCTGGCCTGGCTCTCCCGTCAGCGCAATGATCTGGAGGCCCCGGCGATTGCGGCGCAGCCGGTGATCGCCGATGTGCTGCAGGCGTTGCGGGAAAGTGGCGCGGGGCTTGCCCGCATGTCAGGCTCGGGCGCGACCTGCTTTGGACTTTACCCGGACAGCAAAAAGGCGGCTGACGCCGCCCTTGCATTGGCCCGCCCCGGTTGGTGGGTGCAGGCCACGGTTTTGTCCTAG
- a CDS encoding tetratricopeptide repeat protein has translation MRKTVSGFILAAVMGLAPFAAQAQGLAGAYLAARHAGMTADFEAAADYYTRALARDPGNPQLLESATHAQLALGRLDRGVPIARRLDAEGLASQIANMVLMADAAAKEDYATLITRDDEGKGVGPLIDGLVRAWALMGQGDVSDAMTAFDLVAEERGLGGFANFHKALALALVGDYEAAEVIFADPAVAGLNRTRRGVIAYLEVLSQLERGDEALQLIEAQFGQDLDPELRGLQAQLKAGKPLPFNSVTSARDGLAEVYYTVAAALSNEAEGDYTILYSRVAEYLRPDLTEALLLSAQLLDELQLYDLAVETYGRIGSDNASFHAAELGRADALRRGGRIDEAAEVLTALASSHGDLPVVHVTLGDLRRQTKEFDAAVRAYDAALALYEVEEPGQWFVYYARAISFERLDRWEQAEADFRKALELNPDHPQVLNYLGYSLVEKRIKLDEALDMIERAVAARPNSGYIVDSLGWVLYRLGRYEEAVPHMERAAELMAVDPVVNDHLGDVLWAVGRHREAEFQWKRALSFIDPDDVPTDISPDRVREKLEVGLDAVLEGEGAAPLHAVKD, from the coding sequence ATGCGCAAAACGGTATCGGGATTCATTCTGGCTGCAGTCATGGGATTGGCGCCATTCGCGGCGCAGGCACAGGGACTGGCCGGGGCTTATCTGGCCGCACGCCATGCAGGGATGACCGCCGATTTCGAAGCCGCAGCGGATTACTACACCCGCGCCTTGGCCCGTGATCCGGGCAACCCGCAGCTGCTGGAATCCGCCACCCACGCGCAACTGGCGCTGGGTCGGCTGGATCGTGGCGTGCCAATTGCGCGCCGTCTGGACGCCGAAGGGCTGGCCAGCCAGATCGCCAATATGGTGTTGATGGCAGATGCCGCCGCCAAAGAAGACTATGCCACCCTGATCACCCGCGATGATGAGGGCAAAGGGGTTGGTCCGCTGATTGACGGTCTGGTGCGGGCCTGGGCCTTGATGGGGCAGGGCGATGTGTCGGATGCAATGACAGCGTTTGATCTGGTTGCAGAAGAACGCGGTCTGGGCGGCTTTGCCAACTTCCACAAAGCTTTGGCGCTGGCGCTTGTCGGCGACTATGAGGCAGCTGAGGTGATCTTTGCCGATCCTGCTGTTGCCGGCCTCAACCGCACCCGCCGGGGTGTCATCGCCTATCTGGAAGTGCTCAGCCAGCTGGAACGCGGCGACGAGGCGCTGCAATTGATCGAAGCGCAGTTTGGTCAGGATCTGGATCCCGAACTGCGTGGCCTGCAGGCGCAGCTGAAGGCGGGCAAGCCGCTGCCCTTCAACAGCGTCACCTCCGCCCGCGATGGCCTGGCTGAGGTCTACTACACCGTCGCCGCCGCGCTGAGCAATGAGGCTGAGGGGGACTACACGATCCTCTATTCCCGCGTTGCCGAATACCTGCGCCCCGACCTCACCGAGGCGCTGCTGCTCTCTGCGCAGCTGCTCGATGAGTTGCAGCTTTATGATCTGGCGGTGGAAACCTACGGCCGGATCGGATCTGACAATGCCTCCTTCCATGCGGCGGAACTGGGCCGCGCGGACGCGCTGCGCCGGGGTGGCCGGATTGATGAGGCCGCTGAGGTTCTGACCGCCCTGGCCTCCAGCCACGGCGATCTGCCGGTGGTGCATGTCACGCTGGGCGATCTGCGGCGCCAGACCAAGGAATTTGACGCGGCCGTGCGCGCCTATGATGCAGCGCTGGCGCTTTATGAGGTTGAAGAGCCCGGCCAGTGGTTTGTCTACTACGCCCGCGCCATCAGCTTTGAACGTCTGGACCGCTGGGAACAGGCCGAGGCCGACTTCCGCAAAGCGCTGGAGCTGAACCCGGATCACCCGCAGGTGCTGAACTATCTGGGCTATTCGCTGGTGGAAAAACGCATCAAGCTGGACGAAGCGCTGGATATGATCGAACGCGCGGTCGCCGCCCGTCCAAACAGCGGCTACATCGTCGATTCGCTGGGTTGGGTGCTCTACCGTCTTGGTCGCTACGAAGAGGCGGTGCCACATATGGAACGCGCCGCGGAACTGATGGCTGTTGATCCTGTGGTGAATGACCACTTGGGTGATGTCCTCTGGGCCGTCGGCCGCCATCGTGAGGCCGAATTCCAGTGGAAACGCGCCCTGTCCTTCATCGATCCTGATGATGTGCCCACCGATATCTCGCCCGACCGTGTGCGTGAGAAGCTGGAGGTTGGGCTGGACGCCGTGTTGGAAGGTGAAGGCGCCGCGCCGCTGCATGCGGTGAAGGACTGA